The DNA region TCTCACCTACATAAAATTTTAATTGACAACATTTAGTATTAAAAGTACAATTTGTATCATAACAGTAATAGTTGTACAAAgatttaggcctataactaaATGGTCACTGATCACAAAGCCCATATGTAACAATTAATGCAAACTTTTATAAACACCACACCCATCAACCACCTCCTCCTGTTTTCATCAAAGTAGATTACTAACCACATGATACACCTCCTGTGGGTTTCTTTTGCTTTGTTCACCTCCCTCTGAGCTATTAACAGTCAGTGTCTCCTCTTTTCCATACACGTGACAGAACACAGTTGGACAACTGGAACCAGCTGGCCAAAAATTTGTTTCCCAGTTTTTAATTTTGCGATTTTTAACAGAATCGTCTGTCACCAATTTTTTATCATAGAAAGCGTTTGATGGAAACTCACAGATCTTTTGGTGCTAAATAAGAAATGGAAAAATTAAATGTGAGCAAAcactatatatataatataaaacagaatGGCAGCTCTTGCAATATAGGTGCCTCACTAGtaataaaaatacttttactttcagttttttatttatatattttttatgtaaatataaattaaaatagtagACATATACCATTCTGTACTGTATGGTTAACATCATTGTCTTTGCCTCATAACGCTCTAGTAGAGATATACCCATACCTAAATCCTCTGCATGCTTCTCTTTAATGATTGGTCTGaaaattaacaattatattatttaaataaaatccaATACTTGAGACATGAAATTTGGCGAAAATGATGTTGATACTCGATTTACATTAACAAGGTATTTATTAATGTCTTAGCCTTATCAAAATAGGAGGAGGGGGTTGAGGGCAGGTTTATAGACAAAGCGATTCCAGTTTCAGTCATTTGCTTTCATTCTTACCTCAACTGTTTGTGATCTCCAATAAGTACAACTTGGTAAGGTGAACACATAACAAGAGGGATAAGAGACTCGGGTTCACTACACATCCCTGCTTCATCTATGATACACTGTATAATACTGCAGTATTCTGGGATGAATTTTGAACCAGCTGAATTGCAAGTTGCTAAGatgattttatatttcttaAGTTCTTCTTCCTGTAATTATTAAGAAGATTCCAATGTTAAAggtcatttttgtttgttttgctaATCAGGCTACGCCATTAATGACtgtactgtttattttatttaccaaaGAGAACGTGTAGCACAGTGAACGTTAGACTTCTGATTGCGAGATCAGGAGTTTTAGTGCTTGTAGCATCGCTTGTGCCCTTCTTAGCAAAGATgggttaaatttaaatttacctTTGCTGAATTTATCAGTTGAtgatataattttcttttttctttaggAATGACTTCACCTGGTTTCAGTTGTCGAAAATCTCGATCAAACTTGCATATTTCGGTACTCTTAGAATTGTCACCGGTCCTGATGAGATAGTGTAATGCAATGTTGACATGGTCAGGGTCAGTAGAGGTCAGTATATCAGCTTTTTTTCCAACGTTTTTCTCCCATGGCAATGGAAAATCTTTCTTCTCAATAGTTTCACTGTAAACTCGAACAATAGATAATCCTggaaacttttttaaataacctaataaaaaaaaaacatttactctGGTGAATTGTAAGCAATAAGATTCATAACATACACCATGAATGCACTGAATTTATATGCATGGCCTACAGCATTCTAAGGACAAGGCAATAAGAAGAAAACTGCTTGCCTCTAACACTTACAGGCCACAAATAAAACTATATACATTAGTTGTCTGTCTCTTTATGTCTGATTTTCAGTATTTACaagtattatattatcaaattattaattacatcATCAGTAAAAAAAGATTACCTGCAACAACATCGACAGACTTGTTAGATGGGCCACAGTAGAGCACCTGTGGCTGCCCTTTACCAGTAGGTGGTATTTGTGTGTTCATCTCTGAAAAATAGTATGCAAGTTGCGCTCCTGTCACAGATTTTCCAGTtccttaaataaaaataaaatctttaagCTCTTTTGAACACTCAAAAAGTTTActtgattaatttaaaatgatttcggGTACAACAATTTTGCCAAAGCTGTCTTTATTGCCTTCTCTTGGACATCATTTGGTGGTGGCAAATCTACACCTTTTATCTTCCCAACTTTTATTCTTTTTGCAATTTCAACAAGTCTATTATAAATTGAACCTAAAAAGAATAAATGTGTCTTGTTGaagattaattcaattattttaaattaggaAATAGAATTTTAGATATTAATACAACaccatttttaaacaataacattaatactCACTATCTTCTTGTCCTCCCACCTTAAACTTTTTTAAGAAGAACAATATCTCTGTTTAATGAAGATTTATTTTCACTTAGGCCTTTCACAGATCTTTCAAGACGtctttgaataaattaaacaattgaaatactgtaattaattgGTAAACATTACTAAAAATGATTCACAAATAGACATTTTTCATCAAAACAGGTAAAAGGTATACACTACAGTTATCCATgctaccactactactactaataataataacaataataataataatcaaaagtTTATAATGTGCTAATTTCCAAATAAATGATCGAAGGTGCATTGTATCCTGAACTTTGCTAACTAAATgcgtttttaaaataattttaaataaatcaaaagtGGGATGAATGTTTGCAAAAAGGTGGGAGTTTGTTCCAAAGAGTGatgcaacaaaaaaaatgtgcgTTGAGGAACAAATAGCAATGATTTGTCAGAAGAGCAAAGGCGACGAGATGGAacatatcaaagaatatataagATGGACGGACAAAAAATAGAGCTTTAAAAGTTCAAACAAGCATCATGAAGATAAACATTGTTTAATGAAGGTCAGTGATAATCTGGAATGATATGATGACGGCATGGTGTAAAGTGAATATACTTTCGAAGCACATACTATTTATGAAGGCAGTAATTTATTGTTCAAACTAACTTGTCTGATTCTCCTTGTGGTATGAGCTCAAGAATACAAAGTGGTTTCTTCTTTAGCTTTGTGGAGATGACACTATGTGGCAGTGTGGGGCTCTTTCCAATGCCAGACTGGTTTAATCTTATTCCAATTTCCATCTGTACTTCTTTAACTTTGACATTTCTTATATAGCAATGACCAATCCAAGTACACTTAACTTCAGAGCGATTCTGACTTAGATTTTTGTGTGGTATGTCAATACCAGAATAGCGAACACATAAATAATCAGATGGATTAAATCTGAAATtgaattttatgaaatatattaacttcATATAATTGTATCTCTTCAGGCATGTCAAGACATTTTAGTACTGCAagtacaatatatattatttggaACTTTtagaattgtaaaaaaatataaataccttaTACTTCGGTCCTCACAGAAATCAGTCGGTAGCTGAAACACACCATTGTAAATCTGTTTATCTGAAACAAATTTCCAATCGATTGATACATTTCGTATGATGAAGGTATCATCTTCAGATACAGCATTTGATGCAGATTCCATTGATAGCACTGCCAACCAACGTTCCTGATATGTAGGTATGTCCTCTGCATCTCTGGGTTTCTTATTTGGTAACTGAGAGAAACATGTAACAGGATCAGAACGATGTTCTAGACATATGTCCAGTTCAGGTGTCAAGTTGAAGAGTTGGATTTTAGGTTCAGGAATTCCTCGTTCAAATCCTGCCATAAGCTTAACTTCAACCATATGCCCTAGATTATTCAGAtgtcactttttttttcaacagtttCCCATTCTCACTTTTGCCCGTAGTTCTTTGGTTTTTTCTTTAGTTTTAATTTCTTGGGAAGCAACATACATGGCAGCATGAATTTGATGGATATCATCATCTTCAATTCCAGAAAGAATTTCTTGCCAATGAGTACTGTTAAAAGTAACAACAAAACGGTTTGCATCCAGCTCTCGTGTAGAGATTTTTGGTAGAACCTCAGTAGGTTTTGCTTTTGCATCATATATTCTTTGCTTCCACGTTACAATGATAGTATCATCATTAGCTTCTGGTATTTTTGATGGCTTTAATTTGTTTAAGTCCACAGCATTGTCTGTAATTTGCATAAATCTAGGGAAGACAAAGCTAATATTTTTATCAGATGCTTGCTCCACAGTAGATAAACATGAAATTGATATCTCTTTCAACTGTAAAGCCTTCGTCAACAACTTTGTCCTTTTTTCAAAAGCTTTAGAATTTGACAATTTAATTGTTGAGTTATAGCAGATGGAACTAATTTGTTGTTCAGTGTAAGGTATGTCTTGTTGGTTGATAGCTGCATCTATAAGGCGGTGTACAACTATGTCAATGTAACGTCTTATGGGAGATGTAAAGTGGGTATAGAAGTCAATTGATCTTGACCCTTGGAAATGCTTTGACCAGAACATTTGTAATCTGACTTTTCTTGTATCATGTTGTAATGTGCCATCATTACAGAGAGCTGGATGTTTATTATCAGTACAAACAATCTGGATAATCTTCATCATTTCAGCAAGACTGGCATCGGAACCTTGCTtgatattatttacaatttccACCAACTTGTTCCATTCCTGTGTCAGCATTGTAATTGTATTACTTTGTTCACCGCATTTACATACATTATCACAATTACACTGTGAAGAATCAACATAGTCTTTAAACTTCCCTAACATCACTTTACTATTTCTAATATCAGGTAAGTGTTTGACTTGAAATTCCTGGAGCTTTTCAGGATCAGGTGAAAGTTGCCTTCTGAGTGGCACAGATTGAGGAAATCTTTCCATCAGATACTCTGCTACAGCTTTGTTTGCAAGAATTATGAATTCTTCAATCAATGAATGTGCAAGAGGATAAGATACCTCTTCTTCATTTTCATCctctcttttaatttttttttggttatccttAGTTGCagataacccttgtgattgtaaatatcttttttttcatcttcttctttgttattagttatccgcttagtacaTACGTACAATAGTTTTGCTTTCATTTTGGACTCAATCGACTCTTTGGATAGGAAGGCTGCTCACaaactaccgtgtgtgcgataGGCAGCACAACGAAGCCGAGACTAGCTGCGATTGACGAATTTTGTTGCTCTATTTCATCAGAGAtcatgcaggttattggatcccACGATATAGAGAAAATTaaacgaaaacattatgaaaggggttttgCTTTTTCAGTTCATAATTTAATAAGCGGTCGCACCCCTACCCCAACCCAAAAAAGGACAATTTCTGGTAACTTAACAGctctaatttaaacaaaatgttctcccagagaatttgttttccatatttcatATTAAGTTCCATTTGCATCTTAGCAGCCGTATTTTTCTAAATgttcttacctcagccccagTGACCATGGGGGTGGGCCGAGGTCCTAGAGACtcttattacatttttatttcaaattaagtgccatttccggccatcgagcagctctatttcATTAGacgcaggagccccggatagcgttacgtttgaaaaccccaaaaagtgaggttttcaaccattagcggcatgactgatgtgagtgattaatgtgttttacggacggtttcaaggactatcctaccagtgggctgttcactggtcaaatgattgacactttgtatcaccgtttgtaactggagctgtgacgacctttgtaactggagctgtgacgaccttgcaagaatactaggccagaatttttaattgaaaagtgccttggtattaacaataacatggagatggaaacaaatttgtctatctttctttctaaaataaatggtcactatagtttcaaactaggcttagtccaccacattagtaattacgaatcgaaacctaaattaaaattgttggtattctttggccgttgtttgattaattacatcttcatgccatgttttttttttct from Antedon mediterranea chromosome 2, ecAntMedi1.1, whole genome shotgun sequence includes:
- the LOC140041180 gene encoding 3'-5' exoribonuclease HELZ2-like, which produces MVEVKLMAGFERGIPEPKIQLFNLTPELDICLEHRSDPVTCFSQLPNKKPRDAEDIPTYQERWLAVLSMESASNAVSEDDTFIIRNVSIDWKFVSDKQIYNGVFQLPTDFCEDRSIRFNPSDYLCVRYSGIDIPHKNLSQNRSEVKCTWIGHCYIRNVKVKEVQMEIGIRLNQSGIGKSPTLPHSVISTKLKKKPLCILELIPQGESDKRLERSVKGLRTGKSVTGAQLAYYFSEMNTQIPPTGKGQPQVLYCGPSNKSVDVVAGYLKKFPGLSIVRVYSETIEKKDFPLPWEKNVGKKADILTSTDPDHVNIALHYLIRTGDNSKSTEICKFDRDFRQLKPGEVIPKEKRKLYHQLINSAKEEELKKYKIILATCNSAGSKFIPEYCSIIQCIIDEAGMCSEPESLIPLVMCSPYQVVLIGDHKQLRPIIKEKHAEDLGMGISLLERYEAKTMMLTIQYRMHQKICEFPSNAFYDKKLVTDDSVKNRKIKNWETNFWPAGSSCPTVFCHVYGKEETLTVNSSEGGEQSKRNPQEVYHVVRIACKLLDKGVKPKDILILSQYRLQCQRIRDDLKVCGIEKVQVSTVVLSQGSERDYVIMSTVRSLPRVEIEKRPSIRWMKMNLGFITDENQMNVALTRAKKGLILIGNQYLLKTHPKWKELLQMCRQNKCLVDHASDFKP